A single Arachidicoccus sp. BS20 DNA region contains:
- a CDS encoding alpha-L-fucosidase: protein MMNKKILFAFLLTFCLFVTVISAQKIAPPKPYGVLPNENQLNWQENNLYAFIHFGLNTFTDKEWGYGDEDPALFNPKHFDADQIVRSIKQGGFTGIVLTCKHHDGFCLWPTKTTEHNITKSPFRNGKGDLVKEIEEACRKYGLRFGVYLSPWDRNNPSYGTQDYVNKIYREQLKELLTNYGPVFEIWHDGANGGDGYYGGAREERKIDRTTYYNWPSVWQLERKLQPHALIFGDIGADLRWVGNEQGYAGIPCWQTFTPISNIPGKAPSNGTIKSELSTNGTRNGRYWMPAESDLSIRPGWFWHQSQNDKVRSVADLWKHYLVTVGRGAALILNVPPDRDGLVYKTDSINLKEFGDVLKETFAVNLAKGARIKASNVRGNDNKHYGTKNLLDNDQFSYWATDDDIHTPQLTITLPEARTFDIIRLKENTKLGQRIDSVSIDAFIDNQWQNIAGANSIGSERLVLLNKKITTNKLRLTVVKSPVCVALSDFALFSQPDLSEYETVRKKEKTVSKSDWKITNIKNANAIIDNNSATFWQSNNANFPQNVIVDLGKTKTISSFSYLPRQDNQTGGIIDRYELSASADGKTWSKLSSGEFSNIKASLNLQTVTFSATVNARYFKFGILHTVDNQSPTIAELGFE from the coding sequence ATGATGAATAAAAAAATATTGTTTGCATTTCTGCTTACGTTTTGCTTGTTTGTAACAGTTATCAGCGCGCAAAAAATAGCGCCGCCCAAGCCTTACGGCGTATTGCCCAATGAAAACCAGTTGAACTGGCAGGAAAATAATTTGTATGCTTTTATTCATTTCGGACTCAATACTTTTACTGATAAAGAATGGGGTTATGGCGATGAAGACCCTGCGCTTTTCAATCCCAAACATTTCGATGCCGACCAAATTGTACGCAGCATCAAGCAGGGCGGCTTTACGGGCATTGTGCTTACGTGCAAGCATCACGATGGTTTTTGCTTGTGGCCCACCAAAACCACAGAACATAATATTACAAAAAGCCCGTTCCGCAACGGCAAAGGCGATTTGGTAAAAGAAATCGAAGAAGCCTGCCGTAAATACGGATTGCGCTTTGGCGTATATCTCTCGCCCTGGGACAGAAATAATCCAAGCTACGGAACGCAGGATTATGTAAACAAAATATATCGCGAACAATTAAAAGAATTGCTTACCAATTACGGACCTGTTTTTGAAATATGGCACGATGGCGCCAACGGTGGAGACGGCTATTACGGCGGTGCGCGAGAAGAAAGAAAAATAGACCGCACTACTTATTACAACTGGCCGAGCGTGTGGCAACTGGAACGGAAATTACAACCGCACGCATTGATTTTCGGCGACATAGGTGCCGACCTTCGCTGGGTGGGCAATGAACAAGGCTATGCCGGAATCCCCTGCTGGCAAACGTTTACACCAATATCCAACATTCCCGGTAAAGCGCCGTCAAATGGAACTATTAAGTCCGAACTTTCAACAAATGGTACACGTAACGGACGATACTGGATGCCGGCGGAGTCTGACCTTTCTATACGTCCGGGATGGTTTTGGCATCAGAGTCAAAACGATAAAGTGCGTTCTGTAGCAGATCTGTGGAAACATTACCTGGTTACTGTTGGTCGTGGTGCTGCGTTAATATTGAATGTGCCGCCGGACAGAGACGGATTGGTTTATAAAACAGATTCCATTAACTTAAAAGAATTTGGGGATGTTCTCAAAGAAACATTCGCCGTAAACCTTGCGAAAGGCGCACGCATCAAGGCTTCCAACGTTCGCGGCAATGATAATAAACACTACGGAACAAAAAATTTATTGGACAATGATCAATTTAGTTATTGGGCTACAGATGATGATATTCACACACCTCAACTCACTATAACGCTGCCCGAAGCAAGGACATTTGATATTATTCGTTTGAAAGAAAATACAAAACTCGGTCAGCGTATTGATTCTGTTTCCATTGATGCTTTTATCGATAATCAATGGCAAAACATTGCAGGCGCTAACAGCATTGGCAGTGAACGACTGGTACTGCTGAACAAAAAAATTACGACAAACAAATTAAGATTGACCGTTGTAAAATCGCCGGTATGCGTGGCTTTGAGCGATTTCGCCTTATTCAGTCAGCCTGATTTGAGTGAATATGAAACTGTTCGTAAGAAAGAAAAAACCGTTTCAAAATCGGATTGGAAAATTACCAATATCAAAAATGCAAATGCCATTATTGATAATAACTCCGCAACATTCTGGCAAAGCAACAATGCAAATTTCCCACAGAATGTAATTGTTGATTTAGGCAAAACAAAAACCATTTCTTCTTTCAGTTATTTGCCAAGACAAGACAATCAAACCGGCGGCATTATCGACAGATATGAACTTTCTGCAAGCGCTGACGGAAAAACGTGGAGCAAGCTTTCATCAGGCGAGTTTTCCAATATAAAGGCAAGCCTTAATTTACAAACTGTAACATTTTCGGCTACAGTTAATGCAAGGTATTTTAAATTCGGCATTTTGCACACCGTAGATAATCAAAGTCCAACTATTGCAGAACTGGGATTTGAATAA
- a CDS encoding family 20 glycosylhydrolase, which yields MKYFLRHQVLLTAVLLITNQSKAQTGDSVIQSLSQKITIGQNKIELPAAPAGYKLIYKGSDHSSIIDTAGDVHVPLVNTDVELYLNLVNEKNDTDITDISKKINVSGKYTDEGTNPKPFIIPSLQEWYGDKGEYIFSSAIRIIADASSKETMQAATILQKDIKEVTGLHLQIADAKAQKGDICLSLKEKDRSIGSEGYYFSVSDKIKISATAYQGLFWGTRTLLQLLSRSKNIPQGTARDYPQFKVRGFVLDDGRKFFSLTFLRDYVKLLSYYKMNDFQIHLNDNGFNSFFGYNWDSTYSAFRLENESFPGLTAKDGSYTKQEFRDLQKLADEYGVNIVPEIDVPAHSLAFTKAVPAIGSKEYGRDHLDLHNPLTDSVIQQVFREYLEGPHPVFTGPAVNIGTDEYNKKDAEAYRAFTDRMIKFVQSYGKEVRMWGGLTWSPGKTPVRSKGVTIDIWSKDFSEPREMKRLGFRQISTPDAWLYIVPAAGYYYDYLDLKKLYNEWSPLVSVGNVHFKAGDPTIEGAAFAEWNDVVGNGVSEKDVNDRVFPAVQVLSQKMWNGNKPKMAFDAFKDSSLLVGEGPGLNIRGRLPDSTLYFSFDKAGKQIKTVNASFVKGLKGHALLFDGKNSYAELLVTEAGYNYTVSFFINPSGNNNDNASIFSSPDAVLKLKQGNSGLMGFSRDGYNFSFNYAVPANVWTHIVIAGTNKGTDLYVNGKLQDHLYDHFIQFHDKDSTKRRLVETLFFPLQQVGGFNGKIDELKIWNRVLSETEIRNMN from the coding sequence ATGAAATATTTTCTTAGGCATCAAGTACTATTAACGGCAGTGTTATTAATAACGAACCAGTCAAAGGCGCAAACCGGCGACAGCGTTATACAAAGTCTTTCGCAAAAAATAACTATCGGCCAAAATAAAATCGAGTTGCCCGCTGCTCCTGCAGGCTATAAATTAATATACAAGGGCAGCGACCATTCGTCAATTATCGATACCGCAGGCGATGTGCATGTTCCGTTGGTGAATACCGATGTTGAATTGTACCTGAATCTTGTAAATGAAAAAAACGATACAGATATTACGGATATTTCAAAAAAAATAAACGTTTCCGGTAAATATACAGATGAAGGAACCAATCCAAAACCTTTCATAATTCCCTCGTTGCAGGAATGGTACGGCGACAAAGGAGAGTATATTTTCTCATCGGCCATAAGGATTATTGCCGATGCATCTTCCAAAGAAACGATGCAAGCCGCCACAATCTTACAAAAAGATATTAAAGAAGTAACAGGGTTACATCTGCAAATCGCAGACGCCAAAGCGCAGAAGGGCGATATCTGTTTATCCCTGAAAGAAAAAGACCGTTCAATTGGCAGCGAAGGTTATTATTTTTCTGTAAGCGATAAAATTAAAATAAGCGCAACGGCATATCAAGGACTGTTTTGGGGAACAAGAACGCTGTTGCAGTTATTGTCAAGGTCAAAAAATATTCCTCAAGGAACTGCGAGGGATTATCCCCAATTCAAAGTAAGAGGGTTTGTCCTGGACGACGGGAGAAAATTTTTCAGTTTAACGTTTCTGAGGGATTATGTAAAGCTCCTGTCGTATTATAAGATGAACGATTTCCAGATTCATTTGAACGATAACGGCTTTAATTCTTTTTTCGGTTACAACTGGGACAGCACCTATTCGGCGTTCAGATTGGAAAATGAAAGCTTCCCGGGTTTGACCGCCAAAGACGGCTCTTACACGAAGCAAGAGTTCCGTGATTTACAAAAACTGGCCGATGAGTACGGTGTGAATATTGTTCCCGAAATAGATGTTCCTGCGCATTCGCTGGCATTTACCAAAGCGGTTCCTGCTATCGGAAGCAAGGAATACGGGCGCGATCATTTGGACTTGCACAATCCGCTTACCGATTCCGTTATCCAACAAGTGTTCAGGGAATATCTGGAAGGTCCTCATCCTGTGTTTACCGGCCCTGCAGTAAATATAGGGACAGACGAATATAACAAAAAAGATGCGGAGGCTTATCGGGCTTTTACAGATCGTATGATAAAATTTGTCCAGTCTTACGGAAAAGAAGTGAGAATGTGGGGTGGTTTAACCTGGTCGCCGGGAAAGACGCCTGTACGAAGCAAGGGCGTTACAATAGATATTTGGTCTAAGGATTTCTCTGAACCGCGCGAAATGAAAAGACTGGGTTTCAGACAAATCAGTACACCGGATGCCTGGTTGTATATCGTGCCGGCTGCCGGCTATTATTACGATTATCTCGACCTGAAAAAGCTTTATAATGAATGGTCGCCTCTGGTTTCTGTGGGTAACGTTCATTTCAAAGCAGGCGATCCTACCATTGAAGGGGCTGCTTTTGCCGAGTGGAACGATGTCGTGGGCAACGGTGTAAGCGAAAAAGACGTAAACGACCGTGTTTTTCCTGCCGTGCAGGTATTGTCGCAGAAAATGTGGAACGGCAACAAACCCAAAATGGCATTTGATGCATTTAAAGACTCAAGCTTGTTGGTTGGGGAAGGCCCCGGACTCAATATTCGCGGAAGGTTGCCGGATAGCACTTTGTATTTTAGTTTTGACAAAGCCGGCAAACAAATAAAAACGGTAAATGCTTCTTTTGTAAAAGGCTTGAAAGGGCACGCACTTTTATTCGACGGGAAAAATAGTTATGCCGAGCTTCTTGTTACAGAAGCCGGTTATAATTACACCGTTTCTTTTTTCATCAATCCTTCCGGTAATAATAATGACAATGCTTCTATATTTTCATCGCCGGATGCGGTGCTTAAACTTAAACAAGGCAACTCCGGATTAATGGGCTTTTCAAGAGACGGCTATAATTTTAGCTTTAATTATGCCGTACCGGCAAATGTATGGACACACATAGTTATAGCCGGAACAAATAAGGGTACGGATTTGTATGTAAACGGTAAATTGCAAGATCATCTTTACGATCATTTTATTCAATTCCATGATAAGGACAGCACCAAAAGAAGATTGGTCGAAACTTTATTTTTCCCGCTTCAGCAAGTAGGTGGTTTTAATGGCAAAATAGATGAACTGAAGATTTGGAACCGTGTTCTCTCTGAAACTGAAATCAGAAATATGAACTGA
- a CDS encoding DUF4998 domain-containing protein, producing the protein MKNIKISGLIIFSVALLLQACTKSTDYRKYYAYGQDVYPATAPDLHAYGGLNRLLLVWGPQVDPSVVKYEIYWNNGGGADSMSYTPPSGKTGLDSVFIDNLSETDVYTISIYSYDAKGNKSIPVELQNAVVYGSIYSSNLTNRGFTYDYFGGGNDTTYLNWFANTDTSNLTTKVWYTDKSGKVQTIFIPADSSGLMKIPNMVLNSTVYYQSGYKPSSNSPDTFYTSKPDTLIVNYRFAGTYTWTALSGNNVNSGTSTVILSSSTDNPFRLNAAYLAGYSGYSAYPPSYNIDLSTYKVTVDCPVLDVSGYSDFRNNFNPKTGVITAWWQDPYGDVMNETYTFLNP; encoded by the coding sequence ATGAAGAATATAAAAATATCGGGTTTAATTATTTTCAGTGTCGCGCTTTTATTGCAGGCGTGTACCAAGTCTACTGACTATCGTAAATACTACGCTTACGGGCAGGATGTATATCCCGCTACTGCGCCGGATTTACACGCATACGGCGGACTGAACAGATTGCTGTTGGTTTGGGGTCCACAGGTTGACCCGTCGGTAGTGAAGTATGAAATTTACTGGAACAACGGCGGCGGAGCCGATTCTATGTCGTACACTCCTCCTTCCGGAAAAACCGGGCTTGACAGCGTTTTTATTGATAACCTTTCCGAGACGGATGTATATACAATTAGTATTTATTCTTATGATGCGAAAGGAAACAAGTCAATACCCGTAGAATTGCAGAATGCAGTTGTATACGGTTCGATATACAGCAGTAATCTTACCAACAGAGGATTTACTTACGATTACTTTGGAGGAGGCAATGACACAACTTATCTTAACTGGTTTGCAAACACCGATACCTCAAACCTTACTACTAAGGTCTGGTACACCGATAAATCCGGAAAAGTTCAAACCATTTTCATTCCCGCCGACAGTAGTGGTCTGATGAAAATTCCAAATATGGTACTCAATTCTACAGTGTACTACCAATCCGGGTATAAACCATCAAGCAATTCTCCCGATACTTTTTATACTTCTAAGCCTGATACATTAATTGTAAACTATCGTTTTGCCGGAACATATACTTGGACAGCTTTAAGCGGTAATAATGTAAACTCCGGTACATCAACTGTTATTTTATCAAGCAGTACGGATAACCCTTTCCGTTTAAATGCTGCATATCTGGCTGGTTATTCCGGTTATAGTGCATACCCGCCTTCATATAATATTGATCTTTCAACATATAAAGTTACAGTGGATTGTCCAGTCTTAGACGTATCGGGTTATTCTGATTTCCGGAATAATTTCAATCCGAAAACAGGTGTGATCACTGCCTGGTGGCAAGATCCTTACGGAGATGTTATGAATGAAACTTATACTTTTCTTAATCCGTAA